The DNA segment AATTGCCCAAAAGGGCAACAAAGGTGATAAAAAGTATAACTGCTGTTGCCAACAAACCCACACCAACTATCTTGCTGATGAACTTTAGAAAGCCCATTGCAATATCGCTCATTATACCAACGCCCTTGTTCACAGCCTGACCCACTTTACCTCCTTTACCCGTGCGGTAATCGTCAAAATTTTTTTTTACGCGTTCATATTCCTCTTTTACGGCCTTCTCAATATTGTCAACGTTCACTTTTTCTCCCTTCATCCGCAAACGGTCTGATTGTGTTTTGGCTTCGGGGATAATCACCCAAAGTATTACATAGAATAATAAACCGGTACCCACTACAAAAAACAAGAACAAAAAGCCCAAACGAACCCAAAGCGGGTCTACACCAAAATAGTGCCCTGCTCCCGAACACACACCGCCTAAAATGCTGTTTTCTGTATCTCTGAAGAAACGCTTGGCGGCAAAATCATCAGCAAATGTGTATTCACTGCTTTTGTTTTCCTTTTTTTCATCTTCGCCGGCTTCGGCGGTTTCTTCCGTTTCAAAATCGGCAGGATTGCCCATTATGCCTACAATCTCTTCCACATCGGTCATAGTAATTGCCGATTTTGTCTTTAGCCTTTCCTGCATCATTTCGGCCAGCCTGCTTTCAATGTCGTCTATAATTTCAAGGCGACTTTCATCCTTGGCAAAATGTCGGTTCAGTTGCTCAAGGTATTGTTTCAGGCGGTCGTAGGCTTCCTCTTCCACCTGAAAAATAAACCCTTTCAGGTTAATGCTTATTATCTTGTTCATTGTAGTTGGTAGTGTTTTTTATAAGTGAAATGTTTTCATAGTTTGTTACAGCGTTTGTCCTGTAGCTGTGCCCACGGCATCGTTCAAATCTTTCCAGGTGGTGTTCAACTCTGCCAAAAAAGATTTTCCCGCATCCGTTATTGAGTAATACTTGCGCGGCGGCCCTTGCTGACTTTCTACCCAGCGATAGTTTAGCAGTCCTGCATTTTTTAGCCTCGTCAACAGGGGGTATAATGTCCCTTCTACCACCAGCAGACTTGCCTCTTTTAGTTTGGCCAGTATGTCTGATGCGTATATCTCCTCACGGGCTATAATGGCAAGAATGCAGTATTCAAGCACTCCTTTGCGCATTTGCGATTGTATATTATCTAAATTCACAATACAAAGGTAAAGTAAAATTATAATACTATGCAATACATAGTACCATTTAAAAGATAGTATTCTATAAAATGTAACTTTTTGAGGATGAATGATTTTTTGAATACTTCTTTCGATAGGGGCAACAATACTGAGCTTGTCGAAGTATTGTTGCCTTGCGAAGGAGGGACAGAGGGGTTGACCTAAGCCGGTTATATTATACCTTTGGTGTGAGGAAAACACAATATGGGTATTAGTGATGCTTTAATACGATACTGGTTCACTTTCGATTTTTCAGACTATGAGATGACCGAAATACCGGCAGGCACATTATAAGGTTGTGGTATAACAGCTTTTGACAAAGAAGATGCCCTAATACTGCTGAACAGTTTAGTTTTTAACGGGAAAGAAATGCCTATAAAAACTATTGTGGAAAATGTGGATATCACATCATTAGATCAAGGACACGTTATACCAAACATGAACCCGCCAATTTATAGAGGCGTTTGGTTTCCTTTAGGATTCTAGCCTCGCCAGACATCCCCCAACCACTTTTCAAGGCTATCCACATCCTGCCTAAAAAAAGATTGGTATTATTTGTTGACACACACAACCTTTGCACTATAATGCCATCGGGCAGAAATAATCAACCGTGAAAAAACAAGAGTTAGTTTCCCAAATAAGAGCCAAAAAAAGCTACCTGTGCGTAGGACTTGATACGGATTTAAAGAAAATCCCAGCCCACTTGCACAGCCATGCTAACCCCGTGCTTGAGTTCAACCGCCAAATTATTGAAGCTACTGCCCCCTATACCGTAGCGTATAAAATCAATACCGCTTTTTACGAGTGGATGGGCCCAAAAGGCTGGGAAATAATGGAAGAAACCCTGAAACTGATTCCCCAAGGAATTTTTACCATTGCCGATGCTAAACGCGGCGATATTGGCAATACCAGTGCCATGTATGCCCGCACTTTTTTCGACACGATGAATTTCGACTCGGTAACGGTGGCTCCTTATATGGGGCACGACAGCGTGAAACCGTTTTTAGAGTTTACCGATAAATGGACAATTTTATTAGGGCTAACCTCTAACGAGGGGAGCAATGATTTTCAGCATTTACAGTCGGCAGAGAAGCCCCTGTACCAACACGTAATGGAAACCGCCCAAACATGGGGCACTCCTGATAACCTGATGTTTGTGGTGGGTGCTACCCGCACTGCCCAATTACAGCACGTACGCCAAATTGTACCCGACAACTTTTTACTGGTACCCGGTGTAGGCGCACAAGGCGGTAGTTTGGCCGATGTTTCACAATACGGCATAAACGGCGATGTTGGGCTATTGGTTAACTCTTCACGGGCAGTGATTTATGCATCAAATGGGGAAGATTTTGCTGAAAAAGCCCGCGAAGAAGCCCAAAAAGTGCAAAACGAGATGGCTGCTTGGTTATAATAGGTTGTTACATATTAAATTAAGCAATATTTAATGTCTCACATCTCTTGGTTTGGGAGTGTTTGACAATACAGTAGTGTTCTTTTTTTATTAAGAAATTGTTTAGCCACAATCCCAATTTGTTTCAATTGATTCATAGCCACACGATTTGCAAACAAAAAAATATATGTTTCCCAAATCACCTATCATTATTTTGTGAGCAGACCAATTTAAATCGCTTGGAGGGTATTTCACACCGTCCTCTACATCTTCGCTTGAAAGCTGGAAAAAGAAATCCTTCGTTTTGCCGCAATTACACACAGGGTATTGGGGATATTGCTGCCAACTGGGATATCCGCCTGACTTAGTTCCAATAACGGGATGATATTTTTCGGTTGCCTCGTAACCGTATTTTTTTTCGATGTCATTAATTTCCTTAGCCCAGCAATCTGCGTGGTCGGGAACATCGTCTGTTACAAAAAGTTTAAAATAACATTCCGTAGCTTCTTCTTCGGTATCTGTTGCTTGCAGTGGTTTCTTTGCGAGTATCCTGTTACTCCCTCCTTTATAATTGAAATAATAAACAATCGTTTTTAAATCACTTTTTTCTGAATAGGCATCCGGACATTTAAAGTTTTGACACCGAAAAACTTGAAATAAGTTCTTATTTTCAGGGAAGTAATGCTCAGGTAAATCATCTTTGTATAGCTGCAATACAAAATTTAAGGGGGCACCGCAGGAGGGGCAACAAGGATAGCTATCAAACCCTGTCATATTCGCCTCTCCGCCAAACTTACTTTCAGTAAATGATAAAGTTGTTTTTGATTTATGAGGACGCAGCAACGTGGTTTTACGCTGATACATTTTTACTAAAGCACTCATTTCATCGTCTCTTTCAAAACTTCCCACCACTCCTTTACTATGTTTTCCCCCAAATAATTTTTTAAAAAGATTCATCATTGGCAATTTAAGCTTTCTACAATATGTAATCTCTCAACTGTTGTTTGCAACAGGCAAGAGGTATGGAAATAACATTTGTTGTTTTTATTCAAGGCTGTTTTTCAGGTAGTTATATTTATTTTGGTTTATTTATTAACGTCTATAAGTGAGGAATGAACATTGTATTGTATATTTGCGTATTAATTACACAAAATGAAAACAACAGGAGTAATTGTCGCCCGTTTTCAAACGCCCTACCTGCACCAAGGGCATCGAACGTTGATTGACGACATCCGTTCGTCGCACAACAAAATAGTATCAGTTGTGGGTATCACCGCTATTAAAGGCAGCAAACGCAACCCGTTTGACTTTTATACCCGCGAAAAAATGCTTCGTCAGTACTTGCCCGATATGGTAGTGCTTCCCCTATCCGACCACCCCTCTGACGAGGTGTGGAGCAAAAACCTTGATAATTTATTACTCTCTGCCTTTCCGCACGAGCATTTTGTGCTGTATGGCAGTCGTGATAGTTTTATCCCCTACTACACTGGCAAATTAGAAGTAAAAGAGTTGCCACCCGCAGGCCAATACTCTTCAACCACCATCCGCCAGGATGAGGCCGACAAAGTGTTAGGCTCGGTTGATTTTAGGCTGGGGGTAAATTATGCCCTGCAAAACACTTTTCCTAAAACGTATACCACGGTAGATATTGCAGTACTTTCAGGCGATAACCGCCAAGTATTACTGGGCCGCAAACACGGAACTGCCCAATGGCGCTTCCCGGGCGGGTTTACCGACCCTACCGACGATTCGTACGAGGCTTCTGCCCGTCGCGAGTTAATAGAGGAATGCGGCAGCATAGAAACCGGAGCAATGACCTACGTAGGCTCTGCAAAAATTGACGATTGGCGCTACCGTAGCGAAGAGGATAAGATTATCACGCTGTTGTACAAAACCCACCACGTTTACGGCCAGCCCCAAGCAGCGGATGATATTGAAGCCGTGCAGTGGTTTGCCATAGAAGACTTAAAAACAATGATTGAGCGCAAGGAAATAACTGCTGAACATACGGTTTTGGTAACTATGCTCTTGCAAAATTTGGCGGTTTGACACCTCCCCCAACCCCTCCTTTTCAACCCACAAACCCCACAAGGAGGGGAGTTTACCCAACGATTAAAAAGTTAAGAAACCAACCATAATGACAACACAAGAAAATTTGGTGCTGTTGGCCGATGCCTACAAATACTCGCACCACAAACTATATTATCCCGGTACAAGCAAAGTATATTCTTATTTTGAAAGCAGGGGCGGATTGTTTCCCCAAACGGTGTTTTTCGGTCTGCAATATTTCATCAAACAATACCTTGAAGGGGAAGTAATTACTACCGAAAAAATCGACGCTGCCGAAAAGGTGTTACAAGGTGTTTTTGGTCGCGCTGATGTGTTTGACCGCAGCAAGTTTGATTACATCGTGCAAAAACACAACGGCCACTTGCCCGTGCATATAAAAGCCGTGCCCGAAGGCAGTAACGTGCCTGTAAGCAATGTGATGATGACAATTGAAAACACCGATCCTGAATGCTTTTGGCTGCCCAACTTTTTAGAAACATTATTGGTGCAGGTATGGTACCCCAGCACGGTAGCCACGTTATCGCACCAAATACGCAAGGTGGTGGAGCAATACTACACCGAAACGGCAGACGATGCCGCAAAGGCAGGGATTGATTTTGTGTTGAATGATTTCGGCTTTCGAGGGGTGAGTTCGGTAGAAAGTGCCGGATTGGGCGGAGCAGCCCACCTGCTAAACTTTATGGGCAGTGATACCCTGATGGGTAGTGTGTTTGCACAGCGGTATTACAACACCCAAAAAGTGTACGGTATGTCCATCCCTGCTACGGAACATTCCATTTGCACGTTGTTGGGTGAAGAAGGTGAATTAGACATCTTTAAACACGTTTTAACAACCTTTCCTACAGGGATAGTAGCTTGTGTGTCTGATTCGTTTGATATTTTCAGGGCGTGTGCCGAGTATTGGGGTACGGAGTTGAAAGAGATGGTACTTGCCCGCGAAGGTACGCTGGTAATCCGTCCCGATAGCGGCGACCCTGTGGCTACCCTTACCCGTGTGTTTGCTATTTTGATGGATAAATTCGGGTACACCATAAACAGCAAGGGCTACAAAGTATTGCCCCAACAAGTAAGGGTGATACAAGGCGACGGTATTAATTACGACTCGATAAAAGAAATATATGCCGCCTTGAAACAACACGGCATAGGTGCTGAAAACCTTGTGTTGGGCATGGGCGGTGCGCTGTTGCAAAAACTTGACCGCGATACCCAAAAGTTTGCCTTTAAATGCTCGTATGCCGAGGTGGGAGACAAGGCGGTGGATGTGCAAAAACGGCCAATGGAGTTGGACGCTAACGGCAACATTACCCTGTCGTTTAAAAAATCAAAAGCAGGCAGGTTAAAACTGGTGCTTACCGATGACGGCTATAAAACCGTAAGGGAAGAAGAATTACCCCACTTGCAAGACCAATTACATACTGTTTTTGAAGATGGTAAATTGTTGGTGAATGACTCTTTTGAAAATATCCGTGAGCGGGTAAAGGAGTAATTTACCTTCTTGCCTTTAAAGGGTTTTGGTTGAGCATTTCGGCAAGTAAACCATATAAATAGGGTGCATTTTGCTTAAAGGTTTCAGGGGTTTCAAAAAAATACTCAACCGATACGGCAAAAAACTCAAGGTAATTGGTAAACGCATATTCACGCAGGGCATCGTGGGCTTGGAGTTCCTGCCTGTAATCTTGGTTATTGTAAAGGCTATACCAACGGTTAAGTCGGCTTACCATACACACCTCACCGTGTACCCCGTCTTGTTGGGCTTGTAAAAAGTATGCGTGTGCAAACTCATGCAGGCCTAAGTTGTAGTTGTCATTTTCGTCATCAATACCTTCGATAAAGTTATTCCACGACAATACAATAGCCCCGCCCGGGTTTACCTCTCCTTTGTGGTGTTTGCCTGTTATCTTAGAGGTATACTCCTGCGGATACACAAATATTTTTTCAAAACCTGACAAAAGATAATCGCTCATGCCAAAGCTAAGCGTTACTGCCTGTGAGGCTATTAATAATTCAATGTCTTCGGTAATGGCAAATCCCCCGCGTCCGATAAAGTGTTTCTTGCTGATAAATTTCCGCACCCTGCACCCGAATTTTCGTTGCTGATAATGGCTTAGATTCCTATAAAAAGAAGAATGTCGGAATATTATTGATGCCTTTTCTTCGGGGAGCGGAAACAAGTTAAACTCAAAAAAAGCACTTATAGAAACCCCTGTAATATCGTATATGTAATAATTCAAATATTTGAAATAGGTATCAAACAAAATACTAATAAATAGCAGCACGATAGCAATACCGGCTGCGCCCAAAAAAAGAACAGCAATTATGCGTAGGATGTATTCAGTAATTAAATCTGACATGATAATAAGTCGTTCTTCTAAACGCTGGCATAAAACTTGAGCCCGAAAGTAAAATTTTTTGCGTCTTTTTCGCACCCCTTTCATCAATACCTAACAGAAGTATGGAAACTAAAAACGAATTGATAGCACAATGGCCGTTGCACAAACAACGGATTGAGGGCTATGTGTTCTCGTTGGTGAAGGATAACGATGAAACCAACGACATTGTGCAGGAGGTGTTTGTGAAGGCGTTTACAAAAATTGAGAGTTTGAAAAACCCCGATAAGCTGTTGCAATGGCTTTTTAGCATAGCCCGCAACGAAACCAACCGGTATTTCAATTCAAAAAACAAGTTTCAGCCGGCCACCGAAGAGACGGAAGAGGCAATCGAACCCGTGCTACCTGCTAACGGACTTGAAGATTGTATAGGGAGGTTTATTAATGCGCTACCTGAAAAGTATAGCGCAGCGATCCGGTTAGCGGAGCTTGAAGACTTATCTCAGCTTGAACTGGCAAAAAAGCTGAACATCTCATACTCAGGAGCTAAATCTCGAGTGCAGCGCGGCAAAACCAAGCTAAAAGAATTGCTGACACAATGCTGCCAAATAGACCACGATAAGTACGGAAATATTTTGGAATGCACACCCAAATCGAGCAGGTATCACGCTCAATACTGCGTGTAAGCTTCCGTGCGTTCCCCCGTAAACGGGGGAACCTGTTACACCAAATAGTGCAGCACGGAGGGGTAAAACTCAATCAATACAACCCGCGGCAATGCATCTTTCAATACACTCGCCTTCTTCACAACACACATCATCACAGTAAATGTCACAGCAATCCTCGATGCAGCAATTTTCATAACAGCAGGAAATATCACACTCTTCGCTGTTACTGCAATTTACACTGTATGCTTCAGCTGTTTTGCCACAGGTAATTTTTACGTTACAGTAATCCGTTTGTGCGGGTTCTGGGCAAAATTTTTGGAGCATTACCGGCGCACTTGCATTGGATGCAAAGACCTGCATTTCCATGTTTTTAGGAGCATTTTCCTTTACCACGTTTTGTGCCTCCGCAATTACAAAGCCGGTAAACAAAAACAGGGCGGCCATAAGAAGCCTTTTGAATCTGTTGTTTTTCATACGTACTAATGATTTTAGTGGTTAATAAATATGTTTAATACCCAATAGATAAACGTAGCAATGAAAAGACGCAGGGGGAATAAAAAAGGGTTGCCCTCTTTTGAGGCAACCCTTTTGAAAATGTTATTTTAATGGGGCGTTAGCAGCAACCCGAAGTTCCGCAGCCAATTACGGTAATTGTACCGCAACAAGTGTTATCGTCGCAGCAGTCGTCGTTTTTCAAAATCACATCGTTGTTTTTCATACCTGAAAATTATTTAAGGGGTTATAAAATTTGTTTAACACCCAATAGATAACAAGGGCACGAAAAAGACGCAAAACCGAAAAACTACCCAATATTTACCGTAGGGGCACCGCTGTCAATCCAGCCGCCATGGGTTGTAGGGTCGCCGGCGCGCGCAGCGGGACGACCATTAATCATCACCGTTCCTGAGCCGCCTGCAATATTGTTTTCATGGCCTCGGCAAAACAACTTATCGCCCGCACGGGCAGCAGGTTTGCCGCTAATAAAAACATTGGGTGAACACGGCGCTAAAATAGTACCACCCCTATGCGGATAATCACCTTTTGAGGTTTTCTCAGTCATAGGGCAAACGTGCAAATCTTCTTCTCGTGCAGCAGGACGCATACTGGTTTTAATTAAGATTTATAATATTTCCTTCTAACCTAAGTTCCCCTTCGGCTTTGATGATCTGCTTGCCTTTAGAAACCTGTTTAATATACTCTGCATTGGTGTTTATACCGTCGCCCGATGTTATTTCAATACCTCCCACTCCCATTTTTATCTTATTTCCTGCTGTATCTTTCAATACAATGCTATTTGTAGTATCATCAAGTATAATACTATTGCCCTTGGGGGTTTGTAAAACAACTTTACTAGTGTCGTCGCTAGGTATTTCAGCGTCAATAAATACTTCAGTGGTCCAAATTGCATCCGCCACAATATGGCGTACACGGCTCACTTTACTTTTTTCAAACACTTCCCCAACCCCGCTAAAATCAATCTCATAATCGCACCAAACGTCAGTATTGCCCTGTAGTTTTATGCTTCCGGTAGTTTTTGTGCCGTTATAGCTTAAGTTAATACCCAACACATTCACCCCTAATTCTGGCTTAAACTCCATACTTGTAGCTTTCATTAGCTCTTTGTTCCTATCCGTCACACATTTATAAGTGTAATAAAAGCCAAGCGATTCGCTGCTATTTAATTCCACTTCAGTTACCCTGCCCGAAAACAATCCGTTCAGGTTGCCGTCATACCCAACTTCAATATATACAAGGCTACCTAAACCACACTGTGCGGGTGGCATAAAGCTTGTTTCGCCACTAACGGCAACTGAAAATTGAGCGACAAAGTTCTCTCTGTCTAATTGTACAATACCGATAGATATTACTTGGTCAGCAGGGTCGAGCGGGAAAACTCTAAAAGAGACAATTTCGTTTTGCATTCGTTAGGATTTAGTCAATGCAAGGTATAAAATATGCGTGCATCGTCAAGCGGTTTGAAGTACATTTACATTAATGTCAGAAAGATATACTACTACGCTTGAAAGCTGGGACAAGTTAGCCGACGCTTACCAAGAAAAGTTTATGTACTTGGATTTGTATAACGGCACGTACGACAGGTTTTGTAACTTGGTAGAACTGCCTGCCGCCCGGATTTTTGAAATAGGTTGCGGCCCGGGAAATATTACAAAATACTTACTTGAAAAAAGACCCGAGTACACCATTGATGCTATTGACGCTTCGCCGGCTATGGCAGCATTGGCCAAGCAAAACAATCCGCCGGCAAATGTGAGTGTGATGGATTGCAGGGATATTGGCAGCATTAGCCAAAAGTACCAAGGTGTTGTGTGCGGTTTTTGCCTGCCGTATTTGGAGAAAACCGATTGCGAACGCTTGTTTAAAAACTGTGTAAGTTTGTTACTGCCCGATGGGGTTTTGTATGTGAGTGCTATTGAAGGGGATTATGCTGCTTCGGGGTGGGGGACAGATAGCAAAGGAGAGCATAAAATGTATGTTTACTATTATGACGAAACCTATTTGACTGGTTTGTTGAAACAAAACGGTTTTGCAATAACAGCCGTTGAGCGGATACCTTACACAATGGCAAACGGAAACAGCTCCGTGCATTTGGTAATTATGGGTAGACGAAAATAAGCTACGAGTGATTACAGAGTAACGAAACTATACCCTTGTTGTGAGAAGTGCTGTAAAAAGCGGGGCAGCAATTCTTTCATGTTTTTTTCCGCCTTCACACTATCGTGAAAAAGCACGATGGAACCGTCAGTAGTATGTTCAAGCATATAAGCCAAGCTTTCTTCAACATTCAAAGTGGCCTCAAAATCACGCGAAAGTATCGACCAATATATAATCCGGTACTTTTTGCGTACCGCCCTAAACTGGCGCAACCCTATTTTTCCGTAAGGCGGTCTGAAAAGATTGCTGTTTGTGTACTCATCACACTGTTCAATATTGCTTAAGTAGGTAGAGTTATCGGTAGCCCAGCCGTTCAAGTGGTTGTGGGTATGGTTACCTATGCGGTGGCCGCGCTGCAACAAGTTATCAAACGTTTCAGGAAATTTGCGCACGTTATCGCCCACACAGAAAAAAGTGGCCTTGGCATTGTGTTTTTCAAGTTCATCCATCACCCATTCAGTAATCTCGGGATGAGGGCCGTCATCAAACGTAAGGTAAATACTTTTACCCTCCTGCGGCATCCTCCAGGTAATAGCAGGCATAAGCCATGGCATCAGTTGTGGGGTATTATACCGAAACATTTGTCTTATTTATCGAGAAAAACCTGTCGGCCTTAACTTTACACAATAATATTGTTTTGTTTTTTAATCAGTACCATGAAAAACAAACTGTATTTAATAGTTGCGCTGCTATTATGCGCATCATTGCAAGCCGGAGCCCAAACCAACTGGACACTGGAAGATTGCATAAACCACGCGCTTAAAAACAACATAAGCGTACAGCAAAGCCAAGCTCAACTGAGTACGGCTACCAATAACTTGTTGCAAAGTAAATTATCGTTGTTGCCAAGCATTAATGCCAACGCATCAAACAACTATAACTTCGGTCGTTCTATCGACCCTTTTACAAACACATTTGCCGTGCAACAAATACGCAGTAACAACTTTAGCATTAGCGGTAATGTTACTTTGTTTAGCGGGTTGCAAAACCAAAATACCATTAAGCAAAGCGATGCAACACTAAAGGCTGCCAAGCAGGATTTAGAAGCTACCCGAAACACTGTAGCCCTGAATATTGCCGCTGCTTTTTTGCAAGTGGTGCTGAACGAAGAAATTGTGGAGGTGAGCCGCGTGCAAATGCAAACTACCCAACAGCAATTAGATAGAGCACAGAAATTAGTGGATGCCGGAAGACAGCCGATAAATACTGTACTTGACATAAAAGCCCAATTAAGCAGCGAGAATCTTACACTGGTAAATGCACAAAACCAGTTGGAGCTATCGTACCTTAATTTGTGGCAGTTGATGATGTACCAACCTGCACCCGGCGATAAAGTTGTGAAGCCTACCATTACCCAAGATTTTGAAAATCTGCCTGTATTCAGCCCGCAAACCATTTATGAAAATTTTTCGCAAACGGCGCCTGAAATAAGAGCGGCACAATACCGTGTAAATAGCTCTTTGTATGCACACAAAGTGGCACTGGGTGGTCGCAGCCCCCGTATTTCGCTTAGCGGCTCTATCAGCTCGGTATATTCAGAATCGTTTAAAAGCTACGGCGGTTATACCACCATTGGTACCCGCGAGCTGTACACCGACCTTAACGGTACTCCGGTTATTGCCCCTTATGCAATTCCTACCACTGCTTCGGTAACGCCTTTTGGCCAGCAGTTAAGTGATAACTTAGGTAAGTTTGTTGGGATAAGTATGAGCATCCCGATATTTAGCGGATGGCAAGTGAACAACGCTATCGACAATGCAAAAAACAGCATACAGATTGCCGATCTGAATAAAAAGCAGGCCGAAAATACGGTGTACAGGGATGTAACTACTGCCGTTACGCAATACGAGGCTGCAAAGGCTAAATATACCTCATCAAAAGAAAACATTGAAGCACAGCAAAAGAGCTTTGAGTTTGCCAATGCACGCAACGAAGCAGGTTTGATGAACTTTGCCGAGTTTGCATTGATAAAAAATAACCTTGCTCGTGCTGAAACCAACATGGTACAGGCAAAATACGAATTGTTATTCCGCATGAAAACCATTGAGTTTTATAACACCGGAAAAATCACCAACCAATAACCTACACACTTAGCAATACATGAAAAAGAAATTTAAAATGGCATGGTACTACTGGGTACTGATTTTTGTAGTAGCCATAGGTATTATGATGGTTGTATTCGGCAATAAAGAAAGCCACCAAAAGGTTTCTGCTGAAGCAGCCGAAAAGAGGGACATTACTGAAATTGTAAGCTCTAACGGTAAAATACAGCCTGAAGTTGAGGTTAAAATTGCCCCCGAGGTATCGGGTGAAATTGTTGACTTGTTTGTGAACGAAGGGGATAGTGTTAAGAAAGGTCAATTGTTGGTTCGTATTAACCCCGACCTTTTGCAAAGCGATGAATCGCGTAGCCGTGCAAACCTAAACAATGCCCGCGCAAACTACGAAAACGCGAAGGCCCGTTTGGCACAGCAAGAGGCAAGGCTGAAATCGGAAATTGAACCTTCTTATAAGCGTAACAAAAAACTGCACGATGATAAGGTGATTTCTGACGCTGAGTTTGAAATAAGCCAAAGCACCTACCAAGCTGCCGTGCGCGAAATTGAAGCTGCAAAAGCAAGTGTAGAGGCGGCTAAGTACAATATTGATGCTTCGGAAGCATTGTTGAGCCAAAGCAGCAAGAACCTGTTACGTACTGAGATTTTTGCTACTATGGACGGTGTTATTTCTAAGCTGAATGTGAAAAAAGGTGAACGCGTGGTTGGAACGGCAACAATGGCAGGAACAGAGTTGTTGCGTATTGCTGATTTGACACAAATGGAGATGAAAGTAGATGTGAGTGAGAACGACATTATCCGCGTATCATTGGGAGACACGGCTATTGTGGAGGTGGATGCTTACCCCGGCAAGAAGTTTAAAGGCATTGTAAAAGAAGTGGCTAACTCGGCTACTTCATCTACCAGTGTTACCAGCACCGACCAAGTAACCAACTTTGAGGTGAAGGTTCGCATTTTGCGTGAATCGTATGCCGACCTTATGAAAGGATTGAGCAATAAACTATCGCCATTCCGCCCCGGTATGTCAGGCACAGCAGATATTCAAACCGATATTCAACATAAAGTATTGAGCATTCCTATTGAGTCAGTTACTACCCGTTCTAAAGACAAAAAGAACAACGGTGATAAAGATAAAGCTGACGATGAAAATAAGGGCGAAGAACCACCACCGGGTGAAGAAGACAACGCCGAAAGCAATTCTGACGCGAAAGCTAAAAAAGACGAAGATGCTAAGGACGACAAAAAAGAAGTAGTATTTAAAATTGAGAACGGTAAAGTGGTAATGGTAGAGGTGAAAACCGGTATACAAGACAGTAAATACATACAAATTTTAGAAGGCGTGAAACCCGGTGATAAGATTATTACCGGCCCTTACAGCGCTGTATCTAAAACGTTGAAAGACGGTGATATTGTAGAAGTGGTGGACAAAAACCAA comes from the Bacteroidota bacterium genome and includes:
- a CDS encoding PadR family transcriptional regulator translates to MNLDNIQSQMRKGVLEYCILAIIAREEIYASDILAKLKEASLLVVEGTLYPLLTRLKNAGLLNYRWVESQQGPPRKYYSITDAGKSFLAELNTTWKDLNDAVGTATGQTL
- the pyrF gene encoding orotidine-5'-phosphate decarboxylase, with the translated sequence MKKQELVSQIRAKKSYLCVGLDTDLKKIPAHLHSHANPVLEFNRQIIEATAPYTVAYKINTAFYEWMGPKGWEIMEETLKLIPQGIFTIADAKRGDIGNTSAMYARTFFDTMNFDSVTVAPYMGHDSVKPFLEFTDKWTILLGLTSNEGSNDFQHLQSAEKPLYQHVMETAQTWGTPDNLMFVVGATRTAQLQHVRQIVPDNFLLVPGVGAQGGSLADVSQYGINGDVGLLVNSSRAVIYASNGEDFAEKAREEAQKVQNEMAAWL
- a CDS encoding DUF1963 domain-containing protein, producing MMNLFKKLFGGKHSKGVVGSFERDDEMSALVKMYQRKTTLLRPHKSKTTLSFTESKFGGEANMTGFDSYPCCPSCGAPLNFVLQLYKDDLPEHYFPENKNLFQVFRCQNFKCPDAYSEKSDLKTIVYYFNYKGGSNRILAKKPLQATDTEEEATECYFKLFVTDDVPDHADCWAKEINDIEKKYGYEATEKYHPVIGTKSGGYPSWQQYPQYPVCNCGKTKDFFFQLSSEDVEDGVKYPPSDLNWSAHKIMIGDLGNIYFFVCKSCGYESIETNWDCG
- a CDS encoding NUDIX domain-containing protein; amino-acid sequence: MKTTGVIVARFQTPYLHQGHRTLIDDIRSSHNKIVSVVGITAIKGSKRNPFDFYTREKMLRQYLPDMVVLPLSDHPSDEVWSKNLDNLLLSAFPHEHFVLYGSRDSFIPYYTGKLEVKELPPAGQYSSTTIRQDEADKVLGSVDFRLGVNYALQNTFPKTYTTVDIAVLSGDNRQVLLGRKHGTAQWRFPGGFTDPTDDSYEASARRELIEECGSIETGAMTYVGSAKIDDWRYRSEEDKIITLLYKTHHVYGQPQAADDIEAVQWFAIEDLKTMIERKEITAEHTVLVTMLLQNLAV
- a CDS encoding nicotinate phosphoribosyltransferase, translating into MTTQENLVLLADAYKYSHHKLYYPGTSKVYSYFESRGGLFPQTVFFGLQYFIKQYLEGEVITTEKIDAAEKVLQGVFGRADVFDRSKFDYIVQKHNGHLPVHIKAVPEGSNVPVSNVMMTIENTDPECFWLPNFLETLLVQVWYPSTVATLSHQIRKVVEQYYTETADDAAKAGIDFVLNDFGFRGVSSVESAGLGGAAHLLNFMGSDTLMGSVFAQRYYNTQKVYGMSIPATEHSICTLLGEEGELDIFKHVLTTFPTGIVACVSDSFDIFRACAEYWGTELKEMVLAREGTLVIRPDSGDPVATLTRVFAILMDKFGYTINSKGYKVLPQQVRVIQGDGINYDSIKEIYAALKQHGIGAENLVLGMGGALLQKLDRDTQKFAFKCSYAEVGDKAVDVQKRPMELDANGNITLSFKKSKAGRLKLVLTDDGYKTVREEELPHLQDQLHTVFEDGKLLVNDSFENIRERVKE
- a CDS encoding zinc-dependent peptidase codes for the protein MKGVRKRRKKFYFRAQVLCQRLEERLIIMSDLITEYILRIIAVLFLGAAGIAIVLLFISILFDTYFKYLNYYIYDITGVSISAFFEFNLFPLPEEKASIIFRHSSFYRNLSHYQQRKFGCRVRKFISKKHFIGRGGFAITEDIELLIASQAVTLSFGMSDYLLSGFEKIFVYPQEYTSKITGKHHKGEVNPGGAIVLSWNNFIEGIDDENDNYNLGLHEFAHAYFLQAQQDGVHGEVCMVSRLNRWYSLYNNQDYRQELQAHDALREYAFTNYLEFFAVSVEYFFETPETFKQNAPYLYGLLAEMLNQNPLKARR
- a CDS encoding sigma-70 family RNA polymerase sigma factor, translated to METKNELIAQWPLHKQRIEGYVFSLVKDNDETNDIVQEVFVKAFTKIESLKNPDKLLQWLFSIARNETNRYFNSKNKFQPATEETEEAIEPVLPANGLEDCIGRFINALPEKYSAAIRLAELEDLSQLELAKKLNISYSGAKSRVQRGKTKLKELLTQCCQIDHDKYGNILECTPKSSRYHAQYCV